One genomic window of Desmospora activa DSM 45169 includes the following:
- the helD gene encoding RNA polymerase recycling motor HelD, translated as MSISEQEKRKEQERVDQVIDTIDRQLGTLQEQAGHVKADIVNIRKHFWDDVTVNVDDPSEAIETYVSIKQQAEVLSERERRHRHAQKRLHLLTRLKQSPYFGRIDFTEDGDNETQPITLGLTSLLHENGHDFLIYDWRAPISSLYYDYGPGPAQYDTPTGTITGTLERKRQYIIRDGRIRSLFDTSITIGDELLQEVLGQQAENQMKTIVATIQKEQNQIIRNEGNRLLIVQGAAGSGKTSAALQRVAYLLYRHRETLQADQILLFTPNPMFSSYISTVLPELGEDNMSQTTFQEYLEHQLKANFRLEDAFAQIEYVLTAMNEPGYSARMEGIRYKSSLDFMQLLERYVALLKQEGMIFKNVKFRGKTIISAKIIKKTFYSFDPSLSIPHRLELLIDWLLKELKKYARQERKQPWVEEEIQLLDQETYLKAYQELTRKNSYSDDSFDDYEQEQQLLATWVVRKRFKPLRAGVKQLQFIDIPALYRRLFADPIWVNRCKQEQKLPRQWRMVAAQTVEKLEHGKLAYEDATPYLYLKERIEGFRSNTAIRYVFIDEAQDYSPFQFHFIKQLFPRANFTVLGDLNQSIHPHATGNGLALSSLFESEQTATIRLTRSYRSTRPIIEFTRRMIPGGDKIEPFNRSGLQPTVTQAANKADLASKIINHIKTLQAAGHRTIAVIGKTARESQEAYQALKSDVPLRLIQKETASFESGVVVIPSYLAKGVEFDVVILYNGSQEQYGRENERNLLYTACTRAMHELHLYFIGERSPFLK; from the coding sequence ATGAGTATCTCCGAACAAGAAAAGCGGAAAGAGCAAGAACGAGTCGATCAGGTAATCGATACCATCGATCGGCAACTGGGGACATTACAGGAGCAGGCGGGACATGTAAAGGCTGATATCGTCAATATCCGCAAACATTTTTGGGACGATGTCACCGTCAATGTTGACGATCCTAGTGAAGCGATAGAAACCTACGTCAGTATAAAACAACAGGCAGAAGTATTGTCAGAACGGGAGCGTAGACACCGTCATGCACAGAAACGGCTTCACCTGTTGACGCGGTTGAAGCAGTCCCCATATTTTGGCCGTATCGATTTTACAGAAGACGGAGACAACGAAACCCAGCCTATCACCCTCGGCCTTACTTCTCTGCTCCATGAAAACGGTCATGATTTTCTTATCTACGATTGGCGTGCACCAATCTCCAGCCTTTACTATGATTATGGGCCTGGACCGGCTCAATACGACACACCTACTGGAACAATCACCGGCACCCTGGAACGCAAACGTCAATATATCATCCGGGACGGTCGCATCCGCAGCCTGTTTGACACCAGTATTACCATCGGTGACGAGCTGCTGCAAGAAGTGCTCGGCCAACAAGCGGAGAATCAGATGAAAACGATCGTAGCCACCATCCAAAAAGAGCAAAACCAGATCATCCGCAACGAAGGCAACCGCCTGCTGATTGTACAAGGCGCCGCCGGTAGCGGCAAGACATCGGCCGCACTGCAGCGGGTTGCTTATTTGTTGTATCGACACCGGGAAACACTACAGGCTGATCAGATCCTGCTATTCACCCCCAACCCAATGTTTAGTAGCTATATCTCCACCGTTTTGCCTGAACTGGGGGAGGACAATATGTCACAGACGACATTCCAGGAATATTTAGAGCATCAACTGAAAGCGAACTTCCGTCTAGAAGATGCCTTCGCTCAAATCGAATACGTACTGACAGCCATGAATGAGCCAGGGTATTCTGCGCGCATGGAAGGGATTCGTTATAAATCATCCCTCGATTTTATGCAGCTCCTCGAACGTTACGTGGCGTTGCTTAAACAAGAAGGCATGATCTTTAAAAATGTGAAGTTTAGAGGGAAGACGATAATTTCCGCTAAAATAATAAAGAAAACCTTTTATTCCTTCGATCCTTCATTATCCATCCCCCACCGCCTTGAATTGCTCATCGATTGGCTGTTGAAGGAACTGAAAAAGTACGCTCGCCAAGAACGAAAACAACCTTGGGTGGAAGAAGAGATTCAACTCCTGGATCAAGAGACATACCTCAAGGCTTACCAAGAGCTTACACGAAAGAACTCGTATAGTGACGATTCCTTTGACGACTATGAGCAGGAACAGCAGCTACTTGCCACCTGGGTTGTTCGAAAGCGTTTCAAACCGCTGCGCGCAGGGGTAAAACAGTTGCAGTTTATCGATATCCCCGCCCTTTACCGCAGATTGTTTGCCGATCCTATATGGGTCAATCGTTGCAAGCAGGAACAGAAACTACCACGGCAATGGAGGATGGTCGCCGCGCAGACGGTGGAGAAGCTGGAGCATGGCAAGCTGGCATATGAAGATGCCACTCCTTATCTTTATTTGAAAGAACGGATTGAGGGCTTTCGGTCCAATACTGCGATCCGGTATGTTTTTATCGATGAAGCACAGGACTATTCTCCATTTCAGTTTCACTTTATCAAACAGCTGTTTCCACGTGCCAACTTTACCGTACTCGGCGATTTAAACCAATCCATTCACCCCCATGCGACCGGGAATGGATTGGCGCTGTCCTCATTGTTTGAAAGTGAGCAGACCGCGACCATCCGTTTAACACGTAGCTACCGCTCCACCCGGCCCATTATCGAATTTACACGCCGGATGATTCCTGGGGGAGACAAGATTGAACCGTTTAATCGCTCAGGTCTTCAACCGACCGTGACACAAGCGGCCAATAAAGCTGATCTGGCCAGCAAAATCATCAACCACATTAAAACCTTACAAGCTGCAGGTCACCGCACCATCGCCGTCATAGGCAAAACCGCCCGCGAAAGTCAGGAAGCGTATCAAGCCCTAAAAAGCGATGTGCCGCTTCGCCTCATTCAGAAAGAAACCGCTTCTTTTGAGTCCGGGGTCGTTGTCATTCCCTCCTATCTCGCTAAGGGGGTGGAGTTTGATGTCGTCATCCTTTACAACGGGTCACAGGAACAATATGGGCGGGAAAACGAGCGAAACTTATTATATACCGCATGTACGCGGGCAATGCATGAGTTGCATCTCTATTTTATTGGAGAGAGAAGCCCATTCTTGAAATAA
- the queF gene encoding preQ(1) synthase, translated as MAEINVDHSKYQNIRFDIQDESAIMTDILETIPYEYPGKDIEVEIPTSEFTSVCPWSGLPDFAEITISFVPGRHLIEMKSLKYYLTSYRNVGIYQEHATRRILEELVAVSKPKWMKVEALWNARGGLGTRVVAEWTGE; from the coding sequence ATGGCAGAGATTAATGTGGACCACAGTAAATATCAAAATATCCGCTTCGACATTCAAGATGAGTCGGCGATTATGACTGATATCTTGGAAACGATTCCTTATGAATATCCGGGTAAAGACATAGAAGTGGAGATTCCTACATCTGAATTTACCTCGGTATGTCCATGGTCGGGTTTGCCTGATTTTGCAGAGATTACGATTTCGTTTGTCCCGGGTCGCCATCTGATTGAGATGAAATCGTTAAAATACTACCTTACCTCCTATCGCAATGTGGGCATCTATCAAGAGCACGCCACCCGTCGTATTTTGGAGGAGCTGGTGGCAGTGTCCAAACCAAAGTGGATGAAGGTGGAAGCTTTATGGAACGCCCGTGGTGGGCTTGGCACGCGTGTGGTGGCGGAGTGGACGGGGGAATAA
- a CDS encoding energy-coupling factor transporter transmembrane component T family protein, with protein sequence MSRMGTLYIPNDTFFHRLDGSIKLLLFLVWTIVTFLFLDMRIFVWMLVLGIILITIAKIPFRAIRLIVWMMITFNLLNSVFILLITPAYGTELTGSATPVLQMGAIGTIYLETIHFVLTLSLKYLTLLPITFIFIYTTHPSLFACSLNRIGVPYKIAYALNIAFRYIPDIQTEIKHILHSQQARGMGFQTGEAPLLQRIRNVTSLVIPLITSSLQRIEVVSNAMELRGFGKHPRRTWYHATPLQAVDFVVAALSILALGAAIFLKVKLSLPLWYPF encoded by the coding sequence ATGAGCCGAATGGGTACCCTTTACATCCCGAACGACACCTTTTTCCACCGTTTAGACGGGAGTATCAAGCTATTATTATTCTTGGTATGGACCATTGTCACTTTCTTATTTTTAGATATGCGGATCTTTGTATGGATGCTTGTATTGGGAATCATCTTAATCACGATCGCTAAAATCCCGTTTCGAGCAATCCGATTGATTGTATGGATGATGATCACTTTCAATCTGCTCAATTCTGTTTTTATCCTGTTGATTACCCCCGCCTACGGCACAGAGTTGACGGGAAGCGCAACTCCTGTCCTGCAAATGGGTGCGATCGGCACGATCTATCTGGAGACCATCCACTTTGTGCTGACACTCTCTCTCAAATATTTAACACTGTTACCGATCACCTTTATTTTTATCTATACAACCCACCCCAGCCTGTTTGCCTGCAGCCTCAACCGGATCGGGGTTCCCTACAAAATCGCCTATGCGCTCAATATCGCCTTTCGCTACATCCCTGACATTCAGACTGAAATCAAACATATCCTTCACTCACAGCAGGCGCGGGGGATGGGATTCCAAACAGGGGAAGCCCCTTTGCTCCAACGAATCCGAAATGTGACCTCCCTCGTCATTCCACTCATCACTTCCTCATTGCAACGGATTGAAGTAGTCTCCAATGCGATGGAATTAAGAGGATTTGGCAAACACCCCCGACGAACCTGGTACCATGCCACTCCCCTGCAAGCGGTAGATTTTGTGGTCGCCGCTCTATCGATTCTTGCTTTGGGTGCGGCCATTTTTTTGAAAGTGAAGCTTTCACTGCCGTTGTGGTATCCATTTTAG
- a CDS encoding ABC transporter ATP-binding protein: protein MSAILSFQDFSFRYKHVSNPTLKKINLDIQAGEMILIAGPSGSGKSTLAHCINGLIPFSYPGEITGELFIRGVAPQPKHLSDISRVVGTILQDQDGQFVGLTVGEDVAFAFENEGIPLEQMKIEVKHALNMVDMLPWIDRSPHECSGGQKQRVSLAGILSMSCDVLLFDEPLANLDPASAQQAMALIVEIGQRTGKTVIIIEHRIEDVLRQPIDRMVIMDQGSIQAIGTPDELLATSILRDVGLREPLYVEALKHLQPEWKPTDRLSNIRHILSPSLTQALHNWCRPVPVTTDADHKSTVLSLENVRFAYNHGPEILQGITFDLHEGEIVSILGNNGAGKSTLAHLITGMYTPTNGDITLNGKSIRHWSIKKRGQPIGYVMQNPNQMITQQLVTEEVALGLKMKGTDLKQIDEKVREVLETCGLYPYRNWPISALSYGQKKRVTVAAILALEPQVIILDEPTAGQDYRHYTEFMQFIHSLSQQGIAFLLITHDLHLAMEYSDRAIVLSQGRIIADDKVTRILTDSSVIKQANLAEPSLSTLARQAQLDPERLLTHFIQHVRQQRGRLTSLATDQSTTLTGENT from the coding sequence ATGTCTGCCATCCTTTCGTTTCAGGATTTTAGCTTTCGCTATAAACATGTATCCAACCCGACGCTAAAAAAGATCAACCTGGACATTCAAGCAGGGGAAATGATATTGATCGCCGGACCAAGCGGTTCCGGCAAATCGACACTGGCCCATTGTATCAATGGGCTTATCCCCTTTTCATATCCCGGGGAGATCACAGGGGAGCTTTTCATCCGTGGAGTTGCTCCTCAACCGAAACATCTGTCCGATATCAGCCGTGTGGTGGGTACCATCCTCCAGGATCAGGATGGTCAGTTTGTCGGTTTAACCGTAGGAGAAGATGTTGCGTTTGCTTTTGAGAATGAGGGCATTCCCCTGGAACAGATGAAAATCGAGGTCAAGCACGCACTGAATATGGTCGATATGCTGCCCTGGATCGATCGAAGCCCCCATGAATGTTCCGGCGGGCAAAAACAGCGGGTTTCTTTGGCCGGTATCCTCTCTATGTCTTGTGATGTGCTTCTGTTTGATGAACCCCTTGCCAACTTGGATCCCGCCAGTGCGCAACAAGCGATGGCGTTAATTGTTGAAATTGGGCAACGCACCGGTAAAACGGTAATTATTATTGAACATCGGATTGAAGATGTCCTGCGCCAACCGATTGATCGCATGGTGATTATGGACCAAGGAAGTATCCAAGCGATCGGCACACCGGATGAATTGCTCGCTACCAGCATCCTACGGGATGTCGGCTTGCGGGAACCGTTATATGTCGAGGCTCTCAAACACCTTCAGCCTGAGTGGAAACCGACGGATCGCCTCAGCAACATCCGTCACATCCTGTCCCCTTCACTTACACAAGCGTTGCACAACTGGTGTCGACCGGTCCCAGTAACAACCGATGCCGATCATAAATCTACAGTGTTATCTCTGGAAAACGTTCGCTTCGCCTATAACCACGGACCCGAAATCCTCCAGGGGATCACTTTTGATCTCCATGAAGGCGAAATTGTCTCCATCCTGGGGAATAATGGCGCCGGCAAGTCGACATTGGCCCACTTGATCACCGGTATGTATACCCCTACCAACGGTGATATCACTCTCAATGGAAAAAGCATCCGTCACTGGTCCATTAAAAAACGCGGACAACCAATCGGCTATGTCATGCAAAATCCCAACCAGATGATCACACAACAGTTGGTAACCGAGGAGGTAGCGCTGGGGTTAAAAATGAAGGGGACAGATCTAAAGCAAATCGATGAAAAAGTGCGGGAAGTACTAGAGACCTGCGGGTTATATCCGTATCGCAACTGGCCCATTTCCGCTCTCAGTTATGGACAGAAAAAACGAGTTACCGTTGCAGCTATACTGGCATTGGAACCGCAAGTGATCATCCTGGATGAACCGACCGCAGGGCAAGACTATCGGCATTATACAGAATTTATGCAGTTCATCCACTCCTTGTCCCAGCAGGGAATCGCCTTTTTATTGATTACTCATGATTTGCACCTGGCGATGGAGTACAGTGACCGCGCCATTGTTTTGTCACAGGGGCGGATTATAGCTGATGACAAGGTTACCCGCATTCTGACCGATTCCAGTGTAATCAAACAAGCCAATCTGGCGGAGCCCTCCCTATCCACTCTGGCTCGGCAGGCCCAACTCGATCCAGAACGTTTGTTAACCCACTTTATCCAGCATGTGCGACAGCAACGTGGGCGGTTGACTTCCCTCGCAACGGATCAATCAACAACTTTAACAGGTGAAAACACATGA
- a CDS encoding ECF-type riboflavin transporter substrate-binding protein produces MFTSLFQLNTKTVVTIGIGSALYGILGLLGFPIAPNTFIKPAVALLVIFGALFGPVVGFLIGFIGHLLTDLISGWGIWWGWVLSSGITGLFMGLVFTNKGFSVNDGQVKGRHLVFLAISGLIGIIIAVSLAGALDVWLMSEPADKVVLQVIGASVANVIVLGALGIPAVLGLTKWNRRNTNLKLDV; encoded by the coding sequence ATGTTTACTTCCCTTTTTCAATTGAACACCAAAACCGTCGTCACGATCGGCATCGGATCAGCTTTATACGGAATATTGGGCTTATTGGGATTTCCGATCGCACCCAACACCTTTATTAAGCCTGCTGTTGCCCTATTGGTGATCTTTGGGGCATTGTTTGGACCGGTGGTCGGGTTTTTGATCGGGTTTATCGGGCATCTCCTGACCGACCTCATCTCCGGTTGGGGCATTTGGTGGGGATGGGTGTTAAGTTCCGGCATCACCGGTCTGTTTATGGGGTTGGTATTTACCAATAAGGGCTTTAGCGTCAACGATGGCCAAGTCAAGGGAAGACATCTCGTCTTTTTGGCCATCTCCGGCCTTATCGGCATTATCATTGCTGTCTCGTTAGCCGGAGCACTCGATGTGTGGTTGATGTCAGAACCCGCCGACAAAGTCGTGCTGCAAGTGATCGGCGCCTCGGTCGCCAATGTCATCGTATTGGGGGCATTGGGGATTCCTGCCGTCTTGGGCTTAACCAAATGGAACCGGCGTAACACCAACTTAAAACTGGATGTTTAA
- a CDS encoding MFS transporter codes for MAQTKERWIFSSLFFLVFFGYGGFFPLLSVYFRDEMGLTGTQIGAILSIGPIVMVFAQPIWGIICDYTQRSNEVLILAVAVTGTIGLGYLLLEQYVWLLLLAAALAAFQAAIVPISDSIAMNYVHRVGGDYGNIRLWGAVGFAVAAFIMGEMSDRWGLVVIFFGFAGALWLSALTGLALPKERVAFDLNLRTGLSRLLKLPRFGLFLVATFLVFGPVHANNVYFSLLVQDLGGTLAGVGLGFLLAAGSEAPFMKFAAKWIRQRGLLTVTILAAVVSGGRWLLYAFEPSLSLVYVSTITQGFSVGLYIPAALEYIRSIVPKEVRATAISLYAAAGVGLGNWFFALVGGAIMDHYPIFTMYMMFGVMTLLGAGILIGVKRMEKKARSAEADSLI; via the coding sequence ATGGCACAGACGAAAGAGCGTTGGATCTTTAGTTCGTTGTTCTTTTTGGTCTTTTTTGGCTATGGGGGCTTCTTTCCTTTGTTGAGTGTTTATTTTCGCGATGAAATGGGACTGACGGGGACACAGATCGGGGCGATCCTCTCCATTGGACCAATCGTGATGGTGTTTGCTCAACCGATATGGGGAATCATCTGTGATTATACCCAGCGTTCAAACGAGGTGCTGATTCTGGCGGTGGCGGTAACGGGAACCATCGGCTTAGGATATCTGCTGTTGGAGCAATATGTGTGGTTGTTGCTGTTGGCGGCGGCGTTGGCAGCGTTTCAGGCGGCGATTGTGCCCATTTCGGACAGTATCGCGATGAACTATGTTCACCGGGTTGGAGGCGACTACGGCAATATTCGCTTATGGGGAGCGGTCGGATTTGCGGTCGCGGCATTTATCATGGGGGAGATGTCGGATCGCTGGGGATTGGTTGTTATCTTTTTCGGTTTTGCCGGGGCCTTGTGGTTGAGTGCATTAACCGGATTGGCGTTACCAAAGGAAAGGGTTGCATTTGATCTCAATTTGCGGACAGGGTTGAGTCGCTTGCTGAAACTGCCCCGGTTTGGCCTGTTTTTGGTGGCGACGTTTTTGGTGTTTGGTCCGGTACATGCCAATAATGTGTACTTCAGTCTGCTGGTACAGGACTTAGGTGGAACCTTGGCGGGAGTGGGGTTGGGGTTTCTTCTCGCCGCCGGCAGTGAAGCGCCTTTTATGAAGTTTGCCGCAAAATGGATACGACAACGAGGGTTACTGACGGTAACTATTCTCGCCGCAGTAGTATCAGGAGGCCGTTGGTTGCTTTACGCCTTTGAACCCTCGCTGTCGCTCGTTTACGTGAGCACGATCACCCAAGGTTTTTCCGTTGGATTGTATATCCCCGCCGCTTTGGAGTATATCCGTTCCATCGTCCCCAAAGAAGTGCGGGCGACGGCAATTTCACTTTATGCCGCAGCCGGTGTGGGACTGGGCAATTGGTTTTTTGCACTTGTAGGAGGGGCGATTATGGATCACTACCCCATTTTCACTATGTATATGATGTTTGGGGTAATGACGTTATTGGGTGCGGGTATTCTCATTGGGGTGAAGCGGATGGAGAAAAAAGCGCGATCAGCGGAGGCGGATTCGTTGATATGA
- a CDS encoding BCCT family transporter: MKKPKIQPIVFWGSLAAIALLIAPLALGPEQSVNVMNEVRNWITSSFGWLYLWFTVAIFAVLIWLAAGRAGKIKFGGADAEPEFSTVSWIAMLFTAGIGSSLLYWGAIEWSYYLTDPPFGLEANSDEAARWASTYGLFHWGFTAWAIYCLPGVIIAYAFHQRGHRVLNLSQACRGIIGKHADGWLGKIIDIFFVFGLVGGVGTSLGLGTPMVAEGVSNLTGIPQGLGLNTGIILLWTLLFGLSSFLGLKRGIRRLADLNLYLAAAVGVFILVVGPTLFILDTFTNSVGLLLQNFIPMSFFFDSIGGSDFTEAWTIFYWAWWIAYAPYIGLFTARISRGRTIRQLILAMLLAGSVGCWLAFAILGNTGLYFELNNVVPVTDILANNGAPAAIISILAALPFGDLLLVVFLLLFLIFMATTLDSSAYTLASVATKELDSEQEPARWQRMFWSFVLAVVAIVMIAGGGLEPLQNLTIITSVPLLLVLTLMTLSLRRWLQEDWQKEIDQKQRPQIKAG; this comes from the coding sequence ATGAAAAAACCGAAAATTCAACCGATTGTCTTTTGGGGATCGCTGGCGGCGATCGCGCTTTTAATCGCACCTTTGGCACTAGGGCCTGAACAGAGTGTCAACGTGATGAATGAAGTGCGCAACTGGATTACCAGCAGCTTTGGTTGGTTATACCTGTGGTTTACCGTTGCCATTTTTGCCGTCTTAATCTGGTTAGCCGCTGGACGTGCCGGAAAGATCAAATTTGGCGGTGCTGACGCCGAGCCGGAGTTTTCCACGGTTAGTTGGATCGCGATGTTGTTTACCGCCGGAATCGGGTCCAGCCTCCTCTATTGGGGAGCGATCGAGTGGTCCTATTACCTTACCGATCCTCCCTTTGGACTGGAAGCGAATAGTGATGAAGCGGCCCGTTGGGCCTCCACCTACGGATTATTCCATTGGGGCTTTACCGCTTGGGCGATTTACTGCCTACCGGGTGTGATCATCGCCTATGCATTCCACCAGCGGGGACATCGTGTACTCAATCTAAGTCAAGCTTGCCGCGGTATCATCGGTAAACATGCCGACGGATGGTTGGGAAAAATAATCGATATCTTTTTTGTATTTGGGTTGGTCGGTGGGGTTGGAACTTCCCTCGGCCTAGGTACACCGATGGTGGCCGAAGGCGTTTCCAACCTCACCGGCATCCCGCAGGGATTGGGACTTAATACCGGCATCATTTTGCTGTGGACTCTCTTGTTTGGATTAAGCTCTTTCCTTGGCTTAAAACGAGGCATCCGGCGTCTGGCCGATCTCAACCTTTACTTGGCCGCCGCCGTAGGAGTATTTATCTTGGTCGTCGGGCCGACCCTGTTTATATTAGACACATTTACCAACAGTGTCGGGCTACTTTTGCAAAATTTTATCCCAATGAGTTTCTTCTTTGATTCCATCGGCGGATCTGACTTTACCGAGGCGTGGACCATTTTTTACTGGGCTTGGTGGATCGCCTATGCTCCCTATATCGGACTGTTTACAGCCCGCATCTCCCGCGGACGCACCATTCGTCAGTTAATCCTAGCCATGCTGCTGGCGGGTAGTGTTGGGTGTTGGCTTGCCTTTGCCATCTTGGGTAATACAGGTTTGTATTTTGAGCTGAACAATGTAGTCCCGGTAACGGATATTCTGGCAAACAACGGCGCTCCAGCCGCCATCATCTCCATCTTGGCAGCTCTTCCCTTCGGTGATCTGCTGCTGGTGGTATTCCTGCTGTTGTTTCTCATATTTATGGCTACCACTCTCGATTCCTCCGCCTATACACTGGCCAGTGTGGCTACAAAAGAGCTGGACAGCGAACAGGAACCGGCACGTTGGCAACGCATGTTTTGGTCCTTTGTACTGGCCGTCGTCGCCATTGTGATGATCGCCGGAGGCGGGTTAGAACCGTTGCAAAACCTGACGATCATCACATCCGTTCCGTTATTGTTGGTGCTAACCCTGATGACTCTCTCTTTACGCCGATGGCTACAGGAAGATTGGCAGAAGGAGATAGACCAAAAACAACGCCCGCAAATAAAAGCCGGATAA
- a CDS encoding chitobiase/beta-hexosaminidase C-terminal domain-containing protein: MKGLISVLCVLLMLPAFSMPALAENSGELAAPTATPAPGSYSESQTVTLQTATPGARIYFTTDGSDPTNQSHLYTEPITVDATTTVKAVAIRGNGNDRMGKGKSEVVSMTYTIESREDIAAKFLKLQYKEMPYRLYVPENYDPNQSYPLVLFLHGGGERGTDNEKQLLANDGAIVWAKPENQRKNPAFVLAPQARDTPDGGFGLTRDSNNELNLDRVFQFSEDLGTAYEILQQVRDEYPIDSRRLYSTGLSQGGFGTFNLNTAYPDLFAAMVPIAAGGDPEKADRIVDKPMWVFHAVDDGVIPVSYSRDIVEAIKAIGGDPIYTEYPTGGHASWEPAYANQEMIDWMFKQVKP; encoded by the coding sequence ATGAAAGGACTCATCAGTGTTTTATGTGTTTTGTTGATGCTACCGGCGTTTAGTATGCCTGCTCTGGCGGAAAACAGCGGAGAATTGGCTGCACCTACCGCTACTCCAGCACCTGGTTCATACAGTGAATCGCAAACGGTTACATTGCAAACGGCTACCCCCGGTGCCAGAATTTATTTTACGACGGATGGAAGCGACCCGACGAATCAGAGTCATTTGTATACGGAGCCGATTACGGTAGATGCCACAACTACCGTTAAAGCGGTGGCGATCAGAGGGAATGGAAACGATCGAATGGGAAAGGGAAAAAGCGAGGTAGTAAGCATGACCTATACGATTGAAAGTCGTGAAGATATCGCTGCTAAATTCCTAAAATTGCAATATAAAGAGATGCCGTATCGCCTGTATGTACCGGAAAATTATGATCCCAATCAGTCTTATCCCCTTGTATTGTTTTTACATGGGGGAGGAGAGCGCGGCACCGATAATGAAAAGCAGCTGCTAGCCAATGATGGAGCGATCGTCTGGGCAAAGCCGGAAAATCAGAGGAAAAATCCGGCGTTTGTGTTGGCGCCACAGGCACGGGATACCCCTGACGGCGGATTTGGACTTACCCGTGATTCCAATAATGAGCTAAATTTAGACAGGGTGTTTCAGTTTTCAGAGGACCTTGGCACCGCTTATGAAATCTTACAACAGGTGCGGGATGAATATCCTATCGATAGTCGTCGCCTTTATTCCACTGGTTTATCCCAAGGCGGGTTTGGTACCTTTAACTTAAACACCGCCTATCCGGATCTATTTGCGGCGATGGTTCCGATCGCCGCTGGCGGAGATCCTGAAAAAGCAGACCGTATCGTCGATAAACCGATGTGGGTGTTTCATGCGGTAGACGATGGGGTGATCCCCGTCTCCTACTCACGCGATATCGTAGAGGCAATCAAGGCAATTGGGGGCGATCCCATCTATACGGAATACCCGACAGGAGGCCATGCCTCATGGGAACCGGCTTACGCCAACCAAGAGATGATCGATTGGATGTTTAAACAGGTAAAGCCTTGA
- a CDS encoding GNAT family N-acetyltransferase gives MEMVFRSLHEYSFEEATQIWNRCFEGYLVDATMTVDRFVQRMGIEGLSPARSLVAVAGEEPVGIVLNGLRTVQGRKAAWNGGTGVAVPYRGKGLGTALLEATMALYQREQVEIATLEAFEKNKKAISLYEKMGYRVVDRLLFLEKTGTLDVALLKERQSYRVQIGSAGEVSSLSFYPSLSPWQTDWEGIKDGMAAIVRDGDGESVGYALFKRVYHTNGTLEAIILYQCRTKPGANDPDAVIRSLIQAAFSPLDTACKRSTFNLSTTDERVVRILESVGFTHSLAQVWMVKKY, from the coding sequence ATGGAGATGGTATTTCGATCGTTACATGAATACTCGTTTGAAGAGGCGACACAAATATGGAACCGCTGTTTTGAAGGATATCTGGTGGATGCTACGATGACGGTGGATCGATTTGTCCAACGGATGGGTATAGAAGGGCTGTCCCCGGCGCGATCGTTGGTGGCCGTTGCGGGAGAGGAACCGGTGGGGATCGTGCTAAACGGGCTAAGAACGGTACAGGGGAGAAAAGCGGCATGGAACGGAGGAACCGGTGTAGCGGTACCCTACCGGGGAAAAGGGCTGGGCACAGCGTTGCTGGAAGCGACAATGGCTCTGTATCAACGGGAACAGGTGGAGATCGCCACATTGGAAGCCTTTGAAAAGAATAAAAAAGCCATTTCTCTGTATGAGAAGATGGGGTATCGTGTGGTTGACCGGCTGCTTTTTCTGGAAAAAACGGGGACGCTGGATGTTGCGTTGTTAAAAGAGCGGCAGTCATACCGGGTACAGATCGGAAGCGCCGGTGAAGTGTCATCGTTATCATTTTATCCGTCACTGTCCCCTTGGCAAACAGACTGGGAGGGAATCAAGGACGGCATGGCGGCTATTGTTCGTGACGGAGATGGGGAGTCGGTTGGTTATGCCCTCTTTAAACGTGTTTATCACACTAATGGAACATTGGAAGCAATCATTTTGTATCAATGTCGTACAAAACCAGGGGCAAACGATCCGGATGCCGTTATCCGTTCTCTGATACAAGCAGCTTTTTCGCCGTTGGATACCGCCTGTAAAAGGAGTACGTTTAATCTGAGCACTACAGATGAGCGAGTTGTGAGGATATTGGAATCCGTTGGATTTACCCACTCCCTCGCTCAGGTATGGATGGTGAAAAAATACTAG